In the genome of Anabaena cylindrica PCC 7122, the window GCAAATTCTTTATCACTCAAAGATTGTAGATTTAGCTCCTATGTAATTAATTTTGTCCACTTACTTTTATCTATATTAAATTTTGACGATCATATTTACGTGTTATTCCGTAGAGAGGTTGGAAAGTTAGCAAGATAAATAATGTTTGCTCCAAATTTCAACCAGAATAATTTATACTGATAGCTATCTGTAATTTCCCAGGTTTTATGCTGTACGGATATAAAATTATTGATGCTGATTCCCATGTGATTGAGCCTTCGCAGATATGGTCTAAGTATCTAGCCCCGGAATTTAAGCGTTTTGCACCCTCAGCAGATATGAAAATTCTAGGGGAAGATATTGTGGAAAAGATATCCCCGCAAATGCGAGAAATGGGTAATCAGCAGATGATAGAGGCTCATCCCCATGCTTATTTTCATCGCTACGATGCAGAATCTCACCTCCAAGCGATGGTGCAAATGGGGGTTGATATAGCATTCATTTATCCAACTTATGGACTGTGGCTCTTTGGCATTGATACTATGCCCGCTGAAGTTGTGGGAGCATTTACCCATGCTTACAATACGTGGTTATATGAAGAATTTTGCAGCTATGCTCCAGATAGATTAAAAGGGGTAGGAGCTATAAATCTTCATGATCCAGAGCAAATGGTATCAGAGTTATATCGCATAACCGATTTTGGCTGGAAGGCTGTAGTTTTACGTCCTAATCCGGTCAAAGGTCGAATTTTGAGCGATCGCACTTATGAGCCATTTTGGACAGCCTGCGAAGAGTTAGACATTGCAGTAGCAATACATGAAGGAACCCATAGCCGCTTACCAACCACAGGCACAGATCGGTTTAATACTCGTTTTGCCCTCCACGCTTGTTCCCACCCCATGGAACAGATGATGGCCTTGTTGGCCTTAATTGAAGGAGGAGTATTAGAACGTCACCCTCAGCTAAGGGTAGGCTTTCTAGAATCTGGTTGTGGTTGGCTTCCTTATTGGCTCTGGCGCATGGACGAAGAGTATGATAATTTACATTGGGAGGTCAAAGATCATGTCAAAATGAAGCCATCAGAGTACTTCCGTCGTCAGTGCTTTGTAGGTATTGAACCATCTGAACCTTATTTACCTCAAATTATTGAATATATCGGTTCTGATAACTTAATCTTCGGCTCTGATTACCCTCACATGGATCATAAACCGAACATTGTGAACACAGTTATAGAGCTTGAGACACAGTTATCTCCAGAAACAATACAAAAGATTGTTTGGGATAATCCCAGCCGTTTTTACAGTTTGGCTTGAACATTAAAAAGGATGCACTATTATCATGAATGAACAAGAATTAGCCTCTCATCCTTCTATGCCTTTAGTAGGATACGGAATGGATACCATGCGTCCAGGACAGTCGCATGATCCTGACACATATTATCAAATTCTCTTAGTTACTCCCCCTAAAGAAAAAACACCCGCAAAATATATAGACACAACAATAGTAGCTAAAACTAAGGAAGAGTTTGAGAAATATTTGCTTGATCAAGCAAGTAAAGAAAAGCTACAACCTTATTACGAAGATCGAAATATTTCTGGTGATTCTATAGGCTCTTATTTACCGTCACCTGGAGTAGTTTTATCAGACGGTTTTGTAGATGAGTTATTCTCAAACAGTGTTTCACGAAATCAAATCATTAGTGAAGCCAATAATTTTTACGACTCAATCAGAAATTTACTTCAAAGTCGTAAAATATCCCAGCTAATTTCTACAACATGGCACTTTTATTTAGAGGCAAAAAAAACACAAACCGATTGGGATAATTTTGTAAAGGGTGAATGGGATAAAATTGATGTTAAAATGTTGGATGCACTCATAGCCAGAGAGATTTTCTTTGTTAATCAAAGCAATTCTTCATCAGAGCTAGACCCCAATAATCTTGATATCTATTATCCACTACGGAGTTCATCTGAAGCTTGTCAAAACCCAAGATTCATGATTTTGCCCAATAGTAATGCGTGGCAGGGAATTGCTTTAAGTCTTTTGATGGCAGGACAAGCATATCGTCAGATTGGAGAGGGTGAAAACGTATCCTATCACCAAATTTCTCAACCCATTTTAAGTACTGGTGAAATAGTTAATAGGTACGGAATGGAAGTAGAATGGCATGGCTATGAAGGCAAAATCAAAGAATTGAGTATGAATCCAGGAGGTTCTTCTACTGCTTTTCAAGTAGTTGTTCCTTATCCTCCCATCCCTTCCGAAATCAACCTACCTCCCGAACACATTCAAAAATGGGCTGAAGCTGACGATGAAGGAGAAGACTTTCCATTTTATTCCAAAACAGAAGATGGGACATATTCAATATATGTAAACTATGTTACGCCGCCATATCCCTATCTACCCCTAACTTCTAGTTAGAATAATTGGGAACAAATAAAAGTCAATATTAAGATGTTATTGCAGGACTAATATCACTTTATTTCTTGCAATAACAATCTGAATATTATGCTTTAAATTGATTTAGTTTAAAAATATAAAAATAAGTAAGTTTTAAATATGGACGATATTATAAATTACCAAATTACAGAAAAAATATATGAAAGCACTAATTCGTTTGTTTATCGAGGTGTTCTCAAGCCAGATAACCAAGCAATTATTCTGAAAATTCTTAAGGAAAACTATCCCACTCCTTCAGAATTAACTAGATATAAACAAGAATATACAATTACTCGTTCCTTAAATTCAAATGGAATTATCAAAGCTTATGGATTAAAGCGATACAAGAATAGTTTAATTATGCTCTTAGAGGACTTTGGTGGTCAATCTTTAAACCTGTTCAAGTCTCAAGTTCAGTTTAGCTTAGAACAATTTCTCACTATTGCTATTCAAATTACTGAGAGTTTATCAGCTATTCATACTGCTAATATTATCCATAAAGACATTAACCCAGCTAATATTGTTTATAACGAAAAAACTGGACAACTAAAAATTATTGACTTCGGTATTTCTACCCGGTTATCTCAAGAAAATCAAACGGTTAGCAACATTAATCAATTAGAAGGAACATTAGCTTATATTTCTCCAGAACAAAGCGGTAGAATGAACCGAGGTATAGATTACCGTAGTGATTTTTATTCTCTAGGGGTTACTTTATATGAACTGTTAACACATCAACTCCCCTTTGAAACGAATGACCCAATAGAATTAGTCCATTGTCATATCGCACAACACCCAAAAAGACCAGATGAACTAATTGCTTCAATTCCTTTAACATTAACTAATCTCATCATCAAATTGTTAGCCAAAACCCCAGAGGAAAGATATCAAAGTGCTTGGGGAATTAAAGCAGATTTAGAAACCTGTCTTCAGCAATTAAAGACTACAGGAAAAATTGCTCAATTTTCTTTAGGTAGTCAAGATATTGCTGATAAGTTTCATATTCCTCAAAAACTCTATGGTCGAGAGCAAGAAATTACGCAACTATTAGCTACTTTTGAGCGAGTTAGCCAAGGTAATACTGAAATAATTCTCGTTTCTGGTTATTCAGGCATTGGTAAATCTGCCTTAGTCAATGAAATCCATAAACCCATTACACAGCAAAGGGGATACTTTATCAATGGCAAATTTGACCAGTTACAGAGAGATATTCCTTACGCAGCGATAACCCAAGCTTTCCAAGGGTTAATCCGTCAACTATTGAGTGAACCGGAAATAACTCTACAAATTTGGAAAGAGAAAATATTAAAAGCTTTAGGAAATAATGGTCAAATAATTATTGATGTAATTCCAGACTTGGAAAAAATTATCGGTAAACAGTCACCTGTTGAGCAAATAGGAGCAACTGAATCACAAAATCGGTTTAACTTATTCTTTGCCAGATTTATTCATATTTTCAGTCAAAAAGAACATCCTTTAGCTATCTTTCTTGATGACTTACAATGGGCAGATTTACCATCTTTGAATTTAATTGAGAAATTAATTACCAATGCTGATAGCCCATATTTATTGATTATCGGGGCATATCGAGATAATGAAGTCAGTCCTACCCATCCTTTAATACAAACATTAGAGCAAATTAGAAAAGTTGAAGTGACAGTTAATCAAATCATTCTTCAACCTTTGGGAATTAGTGATGTTAAACAATTAATGGCTGATACCCTAAATTGTTCCAGAGAAGAGGTACAATCTTTAGCAGAGTTAGTAACTAAGAAAACTGCTGGTAATTCTTTCTTTATTACTCAATTATTACAAATATTATACCAAGAAAAATTATTAGTATTTACTATCACTCAATTTTCCCTTAATCAAAGAGAAAATAATAGAGGTTTTTGGCATTGGGATATTGAGCAAATACAACGAGTAGGAATAACTGATAATGTAGTTGATTTAATGGTCAGAAAGATTGAAAAACTAGATGAAAATACACAAAATATTTTAAAATTAGCTGCTTGTATAGGAAATGAATTTAACTTAGAAATTTTGTCAATTGTTAATAAAAAATCCCCGATTGTCACCGCTCAAGAACTACAACCAGCACTTCAAGAAGGCTTAATCATTCCCTTAAATAATAACTATAAACTACCTCTGTTATGGAATCAGGAAGAAATATCAAGTAATACTTCAGAAAGTTCCTTAGCTCTCCTCCCCCAGTCTACTGCATCAATTCCCTATAAATTTTTACATGACCGAGTTCAACAAGCGGCTTATAGTCTCATTTTAGAAGCCGAGAAAAAGTCTGTTCATTTGCAAATAGGCCATCTGTTGTGGAAAAATGCTCAAGCAAATGAATTAGACGAAAATATTTTTAATATTGTCAATCAACTTAATGAAGGAGCAGAATTAATTACTAAACAATTAGAAAAAGATGAGTTAGCTAAATTAAATCTTCAAGCAGGTAAAAAATCTAAGGTATCTACCGCTTATGCACCGGCTCTTAAATATGTAGAATCGGGATTAAAACTCTTGGCATCTAATAGCTGGGATGAGCAGTATAACTTGACTTTTGAATTTTATGTGGAAATATTAGAACTACTTTGCTTAAACATTAAATTTGCCCAATTTGAAGAACTTGCTGAACAGGTGATCAAACAAGCAAAATCAATTTTAGATAAATCTAAGGTCAATCAGTTAAAAATACTATACTATAACACAACATTTAAACCTGATAAAGCAATAGATACTGCTCTGCAAACATTAGGGGAATTTGGGATAAATATCTTGCCAGAACCAAGCAAGATAGAAGATAAAATTTCCCAACAACAAGAATTGATAAAGTTATTTTTGCACGACAAAGGAATTGAGAATATTGAGGATTTAACTAACTTACCTGTAATGAGCGACCAGTTGCAAATTGCAGCTACAGTCATACTACAACAGATTATTGTTACTGCAAGCACAACTAACTTTCCATTATCAGTAGAAGTAATATTAACTCAGGTAAATCTCTACCTGAAATATGGACATCCTCCTGAAGCCGCTTGCACCTATACAGTTTATGGAATGTTTTTATCCATTCAAGGGGATATTAATAATGGAGACAAGTTTGGTAAACTGGCTCTCAAGTTACTAGAAAAATTTAATCTTCCTAGATTAGAAGCTTTTGTTATACACGTATATTATTCACAGATTTACCACTGGCACGAATTTTTGAGAAAGATAGTTGCACAAAACCAATTACAACAAAGTTTTAAGACGGGTATAGATACAGGAGACAACGAAAGTGCTTCTTATCTCGCTATAGATTATTGCTATTTTAAGTTCTTAGGTGGATATAATTTAGAAGAGGTTGAAGAAGATTTTCAAAAATATTCTAAGCATATTAAAAAAACAGAGTTTGTTTATTCGATCTACTGTATAGATATATTTCACAAGTTAGTCATTAATTTATTGACAATCAATAATGATCAGCATGGCTTGATTATTGGTAATTCTAGAGAAGAAGAGAAAGAATATTTAAACAATTGGATACAAAATAATAATACCTGGTTAATATTTTTCGCATATTTTGCGAAACAAGTATATTTTTACTTTTTTAAAGATTATCATCAAGCATTGGAAACCGGGTTTAATGCGGCAAAATATGTACAAGCCTGTAGTTCATTTCTTACAAGTCCCTATCATAATTTTTATTTTTCCCTTGCT includes:
- a CDS encoding amidohydrolase family protein; the protein is MLYGYKIIDADSHVIEPSQIWSKYLAPEFKRFAPSADMKILGEDIVEKISPQMREMGNQQMIEAHPHAYFHRYDAESHLQAMVQMGVDIAFIYPTYGLWLFGIDTMPAEVVGAFTHAYNTWLYEEFCSYAPDRLKGVGAINLHDPEQMVSELYRITDFGWKAVVLRPNPVKGRILSDRTYEPFWTACEELDIAVAIHEGTHSRLPTTGTDRFNTRFALHACSHPMEQMMALLALIEGGVLERHPQLRVGFLESGCGWLPYWLWRMDEEYDNLHWEVKDHVKMKPSEYFRRQCFVGIEPSEPYLPQIIEYIGSDNLIFGSDYPHMDHKPNIVNTVIELETQLSPETIQKIVWDNPSRFYSLA
- a CDS encoding AAA family ATPase; translation: MDDIINYQITEKIYESTNSFVYRGVLKPDNQAIILKILKENYPTPSELTRYKQEYTITRSLNSNGIIKAYGLKRYKNSLIMLLEDFGGQSLNLFKSQVQFSLEQFLTIAIQITESLSAIHTANIIHKDINPANIVYNEKTGQLKIIDFGISTRLSQENQTVSNINQLEGTLAYISPEQSGRMNRGIDYRSDFYSLGVTLYELLTHQLPFETNDPIELVHCHIAQHPKRPDELIASIPLTLTNLIIKLLAKTPEERYQSAWGIKADLETCLQQLKTTGKIAQFSLGSQDIADKFHIPQKLYGREQEITQLLATFERVSQGNTEIILVSGYSGIGKSALVNEIHKPITQQRGYFINGKFDQLQRDIPYAAITQAFQGLIRQLLSEPEITLQIWKEKILKALGNNGQIIIDVIPDLEKIIGKQSPVEQIGATESQNRFNLFFARFIHIFSQKEHPLAIFLDDLQWADLPSLNLIEKLITNADSPYLLIIGAYRDNEVSPTHPLIQTLEQIRKVEVTVNQIILQPLGISDVKQLMADTLNCSREEVQSLAELVTKKTAGNSFFITQLLQILYQEKLLVFTITQFSLNQRENNRGFWHWDIEQIQRVGITDNVVDLMVRKIEKLDENTQNILKLAACIGNEFNLEILSIVNKKSPIVTAQELQPALQEGLIIPLNNNYKLPLLWNQEEISSNTSESSLALLPQSTASIPYKFLHDRVQQAAYSLILEAEKKSVHLQIGHLLWKNAQANELDENIFNIVNQLNEGAELITKQLEKDELAKLNLQAGKKSKVSTAYAPALKYVESGLKLLASNSWDEQYNLTFEFYVEILELLCLNIKFAQFEELAEQVIKQAKSILDKSKVNQLKILYYNTTFKPDKAIDTALQTLGEFGINILPEPSKIEDKISQQQELIKLFLHDKGIENIEDLTNLPVMSDQLQIAATVILQQIIVTASTTNFPLSVEVILTQVNLYLKYGHPPEAACTYTVYGMFLSIQGDINNGDKFGKLALKLLEKFNLPRLEAFVIHVYYSQIYHWHEFLRKIVAQNQLQQSFKTGIDTGDNESASYLAIDYCYFKFLGGYNLEEVEEDFQKYSKHIKKTEFVYSIYCIDIFHKLVINLLTINNDQHGLIIGNSREEEKEYLNNWIQNNNTWLIFFAYFAKQVYFYFFKDYHQALETGFNAAKYVQACSSFLTSPYHNFYFSLAALAEYQTCDINQQIELMEQVDKNQESMKIWTNHCPANFQHKYDLVAAEKARVLGQNWQAEELYEKAIQGAKKYEFIHEEALAYERAAEFYLQLGREEIGQLYLKNAHHCYTHWGAKAKVKQLEDEYPQYFIGTINKEKAKNLSPTISTSGNDGTFLDLKTVIKASQVLAGEIVLGKLLAKLMKIVIENAGAQKGFLLLYSDDHWVIEAVGSIDSDDVTILESIPVKSLDASSQTPLLSTAIINYVARTQENVVLNDAANEGQFTRDSYIIATLPKSILCTPLLNQRKLSGILYLENNLTTGAFTPERVEVLNILSSQAAISIENSRLYTTLEQKVEERTQELSQTLDILKATQAKLEFENALLKSDEEASSYNYQVGGSLPIDAPTYVVRSADRYLYKALRNGEFCYILNTRQMGKSSLMVRMMHYLQQEGFCCAAIDMTRIGSENITPDQWYKGLAVELWQGFDLFGKVNLKAWWQENIELSPVQRLSRFFEEVLLSEVRLSDGTPAPKIVIFLDEIDCILSLDFSVNDFFALVRSCYNQRGINPEYKRLCFVLLGVATPSDLITDYRRTPFNIGQAIQLQGFQLHEAQPLLHGFSDKVSNPQAVLREVLFWTNGQPFLTQKICQMVRNSSSSISEKTEKAWIENLIRTSIIDDWETQDEPEHLRTIRDRILKGEQPATSMLEFYRQVLENGNVKAADSPIERELILSGLLVKEESCLKIHNRIYEVVFDNSWILQNI